One genomic segment of Bacteroides caccae includes these proteins:
- a CDS encoding DUF4832 domain-containing protein, whose product MKRLLLSLLCIPALLLTFCNDKVNSKEETESPASSAPDQLEKVTYQPSEEIICNPERGFFTHQEYATDNNHSITPAFLKECREKGMSLIFTAYYMRDFKDKLISEEYLQRIRNNMLALRKGGAKSVLRFAYTSSENEKPWDAPRELTEQHIQQLKPILEEFSDVICVLEAGFVGVWGEWYYTDHYNYQPKKGEYAPRRKVLDALLKVMPKDRMISVRYPVAKLFTFNINYTDTITRKTAYNESDLSRIAFHNDCFLADIDDMGTFGENPDYRKFWEWETKYVAMGGETCKLSEYSNCENAVTDFAKYHWSYINIDYHPAVINQWEDEQCMKEIQKRLGYRFTLSEGYFTPKGEIGCPYEVVLKLQNTGWAAPFNPRDVEIVFVHKKKKENKYKIKLKEDPRFWFPNEQITIQARFGLPESMPSGEYDIYLNLPDPRPTISARWEYSIQLANKDVWNKQYGYNKIHSTMLVTNSNKASFVGESLENFQVK is encoded by the coding sequence ATGAAAAGACTCTTGTTATCTCTTCTTTGTATTCCGGCTCTGTTATTGACTTTCTGCAATGACAAAGTAAACTCCAAAGAAGAAACAGAATCTCCCGCTTCCAGTGCGCCGGATCAACTGGAGAAAGTAACATACCAACCCTCGGAGGAAATAATTTGTAACCCGGAGAGAGGATTCTTCACTCATCAGGAATATGCCACGGACAATAACCACTCCATTACCCCCGCCTTCTTGAAAGAATGTCGGGAGAAAGGCATGAGCCTTATATTCACCGCCTACTATATGAGAGATTTCAAAGATAAGTTGATCTCCGAAGAATATCTGCAACGGATACGCAACAATATGTTGGCTCTCAGAAAAGGAGGAGCAAAATCTGTATTACGCTTTGCATATACTTCCTCTGAAAACGAAAAGCCATGGGATGCTCCCAGGGAACTCACGGAACAGCATATCCAACAACTAAAACCTATTCTGGAAGAATTTTCGGATGTAATATGTGTACTCGAAGCCGGATTTGTCGGGGTATGGGGAGAATGGTACTATACTGACCATTATAACTACCAGCCTAAAAAGGGAGAGTATGCTCCCCGCCGTAAGGTACTGGATGCCCTTCTGAAAGTAATGCCCAAGGACAGAATGATAAGTGTACGGTATCCGGTAGCCAAGTTATTTACTTTCAATATTAACTACACCGACACCATTACTAGGAAAACGGCTTATAATGAATCCGACTTATCTCGTATAGCTTTTCACAACGACTGTTTTCTGGCCGACATAGATGACATGGGAACTTTCGGAGAGAATCCTGATTACAGAAAATTCTGGGAATGGGAAACAAAATATGTAGCCATGGGAGGAGAAACCTGTAAACTGTCGGAATATTCGAACTGCGAGAATGCTGTAACAGACTTTGCCAAATACCATTGGTCGTATATTAATATTGATTATCATCCCGCAGTCATCAACCAATGGGAGGACGAACAATGCATGAAGGAAATACAAAAGCGTTTAGGTTATCGCTTCACTCTCTCCGAAGGATATTTTACTCCCAAAGGAGAAATAGGTTGTCCTTATGAAGTGGTGTTAAAGTTACAGAATACAGGTTGGGCTGCCCCATTTAATCCGAGAGATGTCGAGATTGTATTTGTCCACAAAAAGAAGAAAGAGAACAAGTATAAGATCAAACTTAAAGAAGATCCGCGTTTCTGGTTTCCGAATGAGCAGATTACCATTCAGGCTCGATTCGGACTACCGGAATCAATGCCAAGCGGTGAATATGATATTTATTTGAATCTTCCCGACCCCAGACCAACCATTTCGGCACGTTGGGAATACAGTATACAATTAGCTAACAAAGATGTATGGAACAAACAATACGGATATAATAAAATACACAGTACAATGTTGGTTACTAATTCAAATAAAGCATCTTTCGTTGGAGAAAGTTTAGAAAATTTCCAAGTAAAATAA
- a CDS encoding hybrid sensor histidine kinase/response regulator transcription factor: protein MRYYKQIILSLIVLSCAFITGNAQEELLFRHLTRNEGLLHDNVTCIVQDSLGYMWFGSHRGLNRYDGYSIDSYKYENGIINSVYYNRVYSIQIVGRYIWLATEAGLACFDIRTKQFVSYRTEAQPDPAFYSKVRVLKQGIGNQLWLISDNQIRLVKIESSGKDNGEPVISARKIGDTYNYISDELNPKVATDSLGNAWISGKRYLSAYKVDAEGELKFSGNINNNIGSGVRDICYDNGDLWIIYQEHLAKYKIENDGSYTLAKQVMFHTPGGVLSLCVDPEYVWIGANEGLFQVWKSNESTSVMEHKHSPSNPYSVGSDINNIFLDRDNNLWVSAWTAGVSYANTRARFFKTVRYSPFRTSDTSIGSEFISSVHYSKDGHVYMGSKFGGLSSFDIRTKEVIWDYCHLPQLFPSITSIQSDSRNIYAAVRDNIVIINKKTREVTHSLRTINGGYIFWLDFDKFNRLWVTTYAGLECFEESNGLWKNTMTYTSRTPAPCNLSTDLLHNIYSDTTKNELIITSAMGINRVIFDNEGKVVRIVKYLARENDENSLSSNYIWPIDKGSDSTYWIGTMGNGLNKVTLIDRPNGIYDYSAKSYGIEAGATSNDIESIEVDKFGRVWCGGFNLNYFDDGIKRFNVFDTNDGLQSYVFGTSSSAKDDEGNLYFGGAHGLNYFTPIAETPHNTSYRVYFTGCHINGKPVDSDIEFSNSLELKYPDNNFSVNFTSLSYSNQHHIRYRYKLEGYDNEWRYIEAGKEPAVAYQKIPFGSHTLLVEAGDWQTWSNEQYALQIYSQPPFWMTWWAYTLYILAILGLFYVGFRYFIKWTQMKNTISMQKEQERQKEEMMQMKMRFFTDVSHEFRTPLTLISHAINEIAEDEDICTNKYVNIIKHNTGKLSNMVNELLDFHRVEVKSAQLRTTYTSIPEYVSDIYEEFKGWAEASDIHVNLQIDNPEIGMWIDPEHFGKILSNILSNSIRYSHAGSEINIQVAKGYVNDIVPRYKDSFWNTKDMIPGEQAIIRVSDTGIGMEKAVLPTIFKRFHQVQNNTGKQHTGSGIGLSLVKSLIELHHGGIIISSKPDAGTEVIIALPISDTYLAKEEKIEESTFVLKDYLSNYAVEYEPLEIEETTAIYMEGKPTILLVDDNHEILMILREYFVKDYNIIMAIDGQEALDKCNRSLPDIIISDVMMPRMNGIELCATLKKNLQTCFIPIILLTAKSQVEDQIEGIEMGADAYIPKPFNPRLLKANVRNLLNKSHQMRNLPTANNVRQEIQDKKQREVFDKLVELVNANLTDQQFSVDHLCLELGMNRTKLYSFIKSTTGMSLGNYIRKIRLDKAAELLRTTDMSISEVGYAVGIESPSYFTRTFKEQFGSSPSEFIKH from the coding sequence ATGAGATATTATAAACAAATCATTCTGTCACTTATCGTTCTTTCCTGTGCATTCATAACCGGCAATGCACAGGAAGAACTCCTGTTCCGTCATCTGACCAGAAACGAGGGACTGCTACACGATAACGTGACCTGTATCGTACAAGACTCCTTAGGATATATGTGGTTCGGAAGCCATAGAGGGCTTAATCGGTACGACGGATATTCCATTGATTCCTACAAGTACGAAAACGGTATTATAAATTCAGTCTATTATAACAGGGTTTATAGTATTCAGATAGTAGGTCGCTATATCTGGCTGGCTACGGAAGCCGGACTGGCTTGTTTTGATATCAGAACCAAGCAATTTGTCAGTTACCGGACAGAGGCTCAACCCGATCCCGCCTTTTATTCCAAAGTCAGGGTGCTCAAGCAGGGCATTGGTAATCAGTTATGGCTCATATCGGATAACCAAATCAGATTGGTAAAGATTGAATCTTCCGGAAAAGATAACGGGGAACCGGTCATTTCTGCCAGAAAGATAGGAGACACTTACAATTATATTTCCGACGAGTTGAACCCGAAGGTGGCAACAGACAGCCTGGGGAATGCCTGGATTTCGGGAAAAAGGTATCTGTCCGCCTACAAGGTTGACGCTGAGGGAGAATTGAAGTTTTCTGGCAATATCAATAATAACATAGGATCGGGAGTCAGGGATATTTGTTATGATAACGGAGATTTATGGATCATCTATCAGGAACATCTGGCTAAATATAAAATCGAAAACGACGGCAGTTATACACTTGCCAAGCAGGTCATGTTCCATACTCCGGGTGGGGTACTGTCCTTATGTGTTGACCCCGAATATGTATGGATAGGAGCAAACGAAGGACTTTTCCAAGTATGGAAAAGCAATGAGTCCACCTCTGTCATGGAACATAAGCACTCACCGTCCAATCCCTATTCGGTAGGAAGTGACATCAACAATATCTTCCTCGACAGGGACAATAATCTATGGGTATCCGCCTGGACCGCAGGCGTGTCTTATGCCAATACAAGGGCCCGTTTTTTCAAGACTGTCAGATACAGTCCTTTCAGAACGTCCGATACAAGTATCGGTTCCGAGTTTATCAGTTCCGTACATTACAGCAAGGATGGCCATGTATATATGGGAAGCAAGTTTGGCGGATTGAGCAGTTTCGATATCAGAACTAAAGAGGTGATATGGGATTATTGTCACCTTCCCCAGTTATTTCCGAGTATCACAAGTATACAGTCGGATAGCAGGAATATCTATGCAGCTGTCAGAGATAATATCGTCATTATCAATAAAAAGACAAGAGAAGTTACCCACTCACTGCGGACAATCAACGGCGGTTATATTTTCTGGCTGGATTTCGACAAGTTCAACCGTTTGTGGGTCACGACATATGCCGGACTGGAGTGTTTCGAAGAGAGCAACGGTCTATGGAAAAACACGATGACCTATACCAGCCGGACTCCCGCTCCTTGTAATCTGTCCACCGACTTGCTTCACAACATATATAGCGATACAACTAAAAATGAACTCATTATCACATCGGCAATGGGTATCAACCGTGTCATATTCGATAATGAAGGCAAGGTAGTCCGTATCGTCAAATATCTGGCGAGAGAGAACGACGAGAACAGTTTAAGCAGTAACTACATCTGGCCTATCGACAAGGGAAGCGACTCTACTTACTGGATAGGCACCATGGGCAACGGGCTTAATAAAGTGACACTGATAGACAGGCCCAACGGGATTTACGACTACTCAGCCAAAAGTTACGGGATAGAAGCCGGAGCGACGTCCAACGACATAGAGAGTATCGAAGTCGACAAGTTCGGGCGTGTATGGTGCGGAGGCTTTAATCTGAACTACTTCGACGACGGGATAAAACGCTTCAATGTATTCGACACAAACGATGGCTTACAAAGTTATGTGTTCGGTACTTCCTCTTCCGCCAAGGATGACGAAGGAAACTTATACTTCGGAGGAGCCCACGGCCTGAACTACTTCACTCCTATTGCCGAAACTCCGCATAACACCTCATATCGTGTTTACTTTACCGGTTGCCATATCAACGGAAAACCTGTAGACTCGGACATCGAATTTTCCAACAGTCTTGAACTCAAGTATCCTGATAATAATTTCTCCGTCAACTTCACCTCATTATCTTACAGTAACCAGCACCACATACGCTACCGCTACAAACTGGAAGGATATGATAATGAATGGCGATATATAGAAGCAGGCAAGGAACCAGCCGTAGCTTATCAGAAAATTCCGTTCGGTTCGCATACCTTACTGGTGGAAGCAGGCGACTGGCAAACATGGAGTAATGAACAATATGCATTGCAGATTTACTCCCAACCCCCTTTCTGGATGACTTGGTGGGCTTATACCCTATATATTCTCGCCATTCTGGGACTGTTCTACGTAGGTTTCCGTTACTTCATCAAGTGGACTCAGATGAAGAATACGATTTCCATGCAGAAAGAACAGGAACGACAGAAAGAGGAAATGATGCAAATGAAAATGAGATTCTTCACGGATGTTTCTCATGAGTTCCGGACCCCGCTGACCTTGATAAGCCACGCTATCAATGAGATTGCTGAAGACGAGGACATTTGCACAAACAAATATGTAAATATCATAAAACATAATACAGGCAAACTGTCGAACATGGTCAACGAACTGCTTGATTTTCACCGGGTAGAAGTGAAGTCCGCCCAACTCAGGACGACCTATACTTCTATTCCTGAATACGTGAGCGATATTTACGAAGAATTCAAAGGCTGGGCGGAAGCCTCCGACATCCATGTGAACTTACAAATTGACAATCCGGAGATCGGGATGTGGATAGACCCGGAGCATTTCGGTAAAATACTGTCGAATATTCTTTCCAACAGTATACGCTATTCTCATGCCGGCAGCGAAATCAACATTCAGGTTGCTAAAGGATACGTGAATGACATTGTTCCCCGCTATAAGGATTCTTTCTGGAATACCAAAGATATGATTCCCGGCGAACAGGCGATAATAAGAGTGAGCGATACAGGGATTGGCATGGAGAAAGCCGTACTGCCTACCATTTTCAAACGTTTTCATCAGGTGCAAAATAATACAGGTAAACAGCATACCGGTTCGGGCATCGGGTTATCTCTGGTCAAATCCCTTATCGAACTCCACCACGGCGGAATTATCATCAGCAGCAAGCCGGATGCAGGAACCGAAGTTATCATAGCCCTGCCGATATCGGACACCTATCTGGCCAAAGAGGAAAAGATAGAAGAAAGTACTTTCGTACTAAAAGACTATTTATCAAACTATGCAGTAGAGTACGAACCATTGGAGATAGAAGAAACCACAGCTATTTATATGGAAGGCAAACCTACGATTCTGCTGGTGGATGACAACCACGAAATACTTATGATATTAAGGGAGTATTTCGTAAAAGACTATAATATCATCATGGCTATTGATGGACAGGAAGCCTTGGACAAATGTAACCGCAGCCTTCCGGACATTATCATTTCAGACGTAATGATGCCCAGAATGAACGGTATAGAACTGTGTGCAACTCTAAAGAAGAACTTACAGACTTGTTTTATTCCTATCATTCTGCTTACTGCAAAATCGCAGGTTGAGGACCAGATTGAAGGGATTGAAATGGGAGCGGATGCGTACATCCCCAAACCCTTCAACCCCAGACTTCTCAAAGCAAACGTCCGCAATCTTCTCAATAAAAGTCATCAGATGCGGAATCTGCCTACCGCCAACAACGTCCGGCAGGAGATTCAGGACAAGAAACAAAGAGAAGTGTTCGACAAACTAGTAGAGTTGGTTAATGCCAATCTAACCGACCAGCAATTCTCCGTCGACCACCTCTGCCTCGAACTTGGAATGAACAGGACCAAACTGTATAGCTTTATCAAGTCGACAACCGGAATGTCTTTGGGAAATTACATCCGTAAGATTCGGTTGGACAAGGCAGCCGAATTGTTAAGAACCACCGATATGTCAATCAGTGAAGTCGGTTATGCCGTCGGAATCGAAAGTCCGTCTTATTTCACGAGAACATTTAAAGAACAATTCGGCAGTTCACCCTCCGAATTTATCAAGCATTAG
- a CDS encoding RagB/SusD family nutrient uptake outer membrane protein has protein sequence MNKFNILIAMLVCLNICGCSDFLEEDPKGKLTTDNFYNSESDARQAINGVYRRLSDSWVTGYNIKQIPNDLLKRASWDEASGLSNFTYGSENTYIAGMWQNHYAVIKDCNSVIDNVTANKEKINNWERYVGQAHGIRAFLYFDLVRWFGDVPLVLTDTKSLDGLEVTRTPQKEVFRQIIEDFEYCISHTMDKGDTSKGYQYGRLTKDACHGFLAKVYLWLGSVAQRDGKEILGNAADNFEKSLEHSSAVIQGGRYKLVDYYPDVFNAKTRDKAPDEVLWCVQGLTGDDTGTWTGMMFGIRGNQNLGGSWDNISSSDYHRMMYEPSDSIRRLWNCPRMTIQDDGTLWGWDYKMYWDTRGDQKLSEATENNNWLQWSIGKFRRYPLADPSSYNYTNFGMDEPLLRYADVLLMYAEAYNEVNHAPGDYRPSSGMDMSGISIQSAYDAVNLVRKRSRIANEGIMHQDVLPRKLITDYATEVDECVPDWKPGAYGYIYDGVRTAWEYNRYGDDYTAFRTEILNERARELVAESTDRWCDLVRRGILVKQMQAWRQYNPFISNTEREITTPGAPENIQSRNMLLPVPLSEIDVNKNLTQNPGY, from the coding sequence ATGAATAAGTTTAACATATTAATTGCAATGCTTGTATGCCTGAACATTTGTGGCTGCTCCGATTTTCTGGAAGAAGACCCCAAAGGCAAACTGACAACTGACAATTTCTACAACAGTGAATCCGATGCGCGGCAAGCCATTAATGGTGTTTACCGCAGATTATCCGATTCGTGGGTGACGGGATACAATATAAAGCAAATCCCCAACGACTTGCTGAAACGCGCAAGCTGGGACGAAGCAAGCGGACTAAGTAACTTCACATACGGTTCTGAGAACACATATATCGCCGGTATGTGGCAAAATCACTATGCAGTGATAAAAGACTGCAATTCTGTGATAGACAACGTGACTGCCAACAAAGAGAAAATCAACAACTGGGAAAGATATGTCGGACAGGCACATGGCATCCGTGCTTTCCTGTATTTCGACCTTGTCAGGTGGTTTGGTGATGTGCCGCTGGTATTGACCGATACCAAATCTCTTGACGGACTGGAGGTGACACGCACTCCGCAGAAAGAAGTATTCCGGCAAATCATAGAGGATTTCGAATACTGTATCAGTCACACAATGGACAAGGGCGACACTTCAAAAGGCTATCAATACGGCAGATTGACCAAAGACGCCTGCCATGGTTTCCTGGCTAAAGTATATTTATGGCTGGGTAGCGTAGCGCAACGGGACGGAAAAGAAATACTAGGCAATGCAGCCGACAATTTCGAGAAGTCACTCGAACATTCAAGTGCTGTTATTCAAGGCGGACGTTACAAACTGGTGGACTATTATCCGGATGTATTCAATGCCAAGACCCGGGACAAGGCACCGGATGAAGTTTTGTGGTGTGTTCAGGGGTTGACAGGTGACGACACGGGAACATGGACAGGCATGATGTTCGGTATCAGAGGCAACCAGAACCTCGGAGGTTCGTGGGATAACATCTCAAGTTCGGACTACCACCGCATGATGTATGAACCGAGCGACTCTATCCGCCGTTTATGGAACTGCCCGCGAATGACCATACAAGATGACGGAACGTTATGGGGCTGGGACTACAAGATGTATTGGGACACAAGGGGCGACCAGAAGCTGAGCGAGGCCACGGAAAACAATAACTGGCTTCAATGGAGTATCGGCAAATTCAGACGATATCCGTTGGCAGACCCTTCATCATACAATTACACCAACTTCGGTATGGATGAACCTCTGCTCCGCTATGCGGACGTGTTACTGATGTACGCGGAAGCATACAACGAAGTCAACCATGCTCCCGGCGACTACCGACCTTCTTCAGGAATGGACATGAGCGGAATCTCCATACAGTCTGCTTACGACGCTGTCAACCTTGTGCGCAAACGTTCGCGAATCGCCAACGAAGGCATTATGCACCAGGATGTACTGCCCCGTAAATTAATTACCGACTATGCTACCGAAGTAGACGAATGTGTACCCGACTGGAAACCCGGAGCATACGGTTATATCTACGACGGAGTGAGAACTGCCTGGGAGTATAACAGATACGGCGATGATTATACAGCCTTCAGAACTGAAATACTTAACGAACGGGCACGCGAACTAGTAGCCGAGTCGACCGACAGGTGGTGCGACCTCGTCCGCCGCGGTATCCTGGTAAAGCAGATGCAGGCATGGCGGCAATATAACCCGTTCATCAGTAATACGGAACGGGAAATCACAACTCCCGGAGCTCCGGAGAATATCCAATCCCGCAATATGTTATTGCCCGTGCCTTTGAGTGAAATAGATGTGAACAAGAACCTGACTCAGAACCCGGGATATTAA
- a CDS encoding glycoside hydrolase family 31 protein, with amino-acid sequence MKKLILSILAFSLATTALPQQVKEIEILPNEKWWGGATDLGNKMPFCDNTIEADLQTQNFNNQTTPLLISNKGRYIWCDGPFQFQLRDGKIRIESARGTIEYATAGNTLKEAYLTASGKYLPPAGILPPELFFSKPQYNTWIELIYNQNQEDILKYARSIIDNGFPTGILMIDDNWQKDYGNFNFRPDKFPNPKAMVDELHAMGFKVMLWVSPFVSPDSEEFRYLKTKGYLVKRKGSDQPAILDWWNGSSACYDLSNPEAYNHLRSTLKKMQQDYHIDGFKFDAGDPERYPEKEVDVFDRQSYDTEQTYLWAKLGLEFPYNEFRACWKLGGQPLVQRLGDKKYSWDGVASLVPSMIAAGLLGYSYACPDMIGGGEYSSFQGIDASGFDQTLIVRSCQIHSMMPMMQFSVAPWRILSKENLEMCIKYAKWHEQLGDYILSQAKKASITGEPIVRHMDYAFPNQGFEECRDQYMLGDKYLVAPIMSSGNTRTVKLPKGKWKDDLGKVYKGGKTYTLDVPLSRLPWFVEVK; translated from the coding sequence ATGAAGAAATTAATCCTCAGTATCCTGGCATTCAGTCTCGCAACAACTGCTTTGCCACAACAGGTAAAAGAAATAGAAATCCTTCCCAATGAAAAATGGTGGGGAGGAGCTACCGACCTCGGCAATAAAATGCCTTTCTGCGATAACACAATAGAAGCCGACCTGCAAACCCAGAATTTTAATAACCAGACTACCCCGTTACTTATCTCGAATAAGGGGCGTTATATCTGGTGTGACGGTCCATTCCAGTTTCAACTGAGAGACGGAAAAATCCGCATAGAATCCGCCAGAGGAACAATAGAGTACGCTACCGCGGGAAACACATTAAAAGAGGCTTACCTGACCGCTTCCGGAAAGTATCTCCCACCCGCCGGTATATTGCCGCCCGAACTGTTCTTCTCAAAACCGCAATACAATACCTGGATAGAGCTTATATATAATCAGAATCAAGAGGATATCCTGAAATATGCAAGAAGTATTATCGACAACGGATTTCCTACCGGCATACTGATGATTGACGATAACTGGCAAAAAGATTACGGAAACTTCAACTTCCGCCCGGACAAGTTTCCGAACCCCAAAGCAATGGTTGACGAACTTCATGCCATGGGATTTAAAGTGATGTTATGGGTAAGTCCGTTTGTGTCACCCGATAGCGAAGAATTCAGGTATCTAAAGACAAAGGGATATCTGGTAAAAAGAAAAGGTAGTGACCAGCCGGCAATTCTCGATTGGTGGAACGGTTCCAGTGCCTGTTATGACCTGAGCAATCCTGAAGCTTATAACCATTTACGGAGTACGCTCAAGAAAATGCAGCAAGACTATCATATCGACGGTTTCAAATTCGATGCAGGAGACCCGGAAAGATATCCGGAAAAAGAGGTAGATGTTTTCGACCGCCAATCGTATGATACCGAACAGACTTATTTATGGGCCAAGTTGGGGCTCGAATTTCCATATAACGAATTCCGTGCCTGCTGGAAATTAGGCGGCCAGCCTTTAGTACAACGCCTGGGCGACAAGAAATACTCATGGGACGGAGTGGCAAGTCTGGTTCCCTCAATGATAGCCGCCGGCCTGTTGGGATATTCGTATGCCTGTCCCGACATGATTGGAGGCGGAGAATATTCCAGTTTTCAGGGTATTGATGCGTCCGGTTTTGACCAGACATTGATTGTACGTTCCTGCCAGATACATTCCATGATGCCGATGATGCAGTTTTCAGTAGCCCCCTGGCGGATTCTAAGCAAAGAGAACCTGGAAATGTGCATCAAGTATGCCAAATGGCATGAGCAACTGGGTGATTATATACTCTCACAGGCAAAAAAAGCCTCTATTACAGGAGAACCCATTGTACGTCACATGGATTATGCCTTCCCTAATCAGGGATTTGAAGAATGCAGAGACCAGTATATGTTGGGGGATAAATACCTGGTAGCCCCCATTATGTCCAGCGGCAATACACGTACAGTAAAACTCCCCAAAGGTAAATGGAAAGATGATCTGGGAAAAGTCTATAAAGGAGGTAAAACGTATACCCTCGACGTCCCTCTTTCACGGCTTCCCTGGTTTGTAGAAGTTAAATAA
- a CDS encoding DUF5017 domain-containing protein gives MKTTYTKFILLLAATTFIACNEEKAPSLHISASADKTEVKVGEPVTFSIRHNAMAVSIYTGDDGHDYKSSAYYLLQGKTNDDLQNNNYRPIDPEITPYNCNFADTPAGSTSITDNLAEVVNAGSGDNLIGSEAEIEYDESIQQNVLKITSVHPEWWYQALRLHTDAKLGTNKKLNLRMRFDKDILEDVSSGEQRPDITTFQVVIRLGGIGVGETEVIFRDETVWDIYWNPNTAFTDYSVDLSSVIDAWQGATGKTMGTLSYIQILFTPSNNAGYLGDYYIASASYGDIDYIPFSTGQSLNINDNSGILKYQYTYTQPGNYQVVVIGTNTSMKNYSDSGYKDNVGNNIHASEYDYNTQFSTIDITVRP, from the coding sequence ATGAAAACAACCTATACTAAATTCATACTTCTGCTCGCAGCAACTACATTTATTGCGTGCAATGAAGAGAAAGCCCCCAGCTTACATATCTCCGCCAGCGCAGACAAGACAGAGGTAAAGGTAGGAGAACCCGTTACATTCAGTATCCGGCATAATGCAATGGCCGTATCCATTTACACCGGAGACGACGGGCACGACTACAAGAGCAGTGCCTACTATCTGCTGCAAGGAAAAACCAACGATGATTTACAAAACAACAATTATCGCCCTATCGATCCGGAAATTACACCGTATAATTGTAACTTTGCCGATACACCCGCCGGTTCCACTTCCATTACGGACAATCTCGCAGAAGTTGTGAACGCAGGCAGTGGTGATAACCTGATAGGTTCGGAAGCCGAAATCGAGTATGACGAGTCCATTCAGCAGAATGTACTGAAAATCACATCCGTTCATCCCGAATGGTGGTATCAGGCACTCCGCCTGCATACGGACGCCAAACTGGGAACAAACAAAAAGCTGAATTTACGGATGAGATTCGACAAAGACATCCTGGAAGATGTCAGTTCGGGAGAGCAGCGTCCGGACATCACAACCTTTCAGGTAGTCATCCGCCTCGGCGGCATTGGAGTCGGCGAAACGGAGGTTATATTCAGAGATGAAACCGTCTGGGACATATACTGGAATCCCAATACCGCGTTTACGGACTACTCCGTTGACTTGTCGAGTGTTATAGACGCCTGGCAGGGAGCTACGGGAAAAACGATGGGTACATTGTCATACATACAGATCTTATTTACCCCTAGTAATAATGCCGGATATTTAGGCGATTACTACATAGCTTCCGCAAGTTATGGTGATATAGACTATATTCCGTTCTCCACAGGCCAGTCTCTGAACATCAATGACAACTCCGGAATATTAAAATATCAATATACGTATACGCAACCGGGTAATTATCAGGTAGTCGTAATAGGCACCAATACAAGTATGAAAAACTATTCGGATAGCGGGTATAAAGACAATGTAGGAAACAATATTCATGCAAGTGAATATGATTACAACACTCAGTTCTCTACCATTGACATAACCGTTCGTCCATAA
- a CDS encoding NUDIX hydrolase, translating into MKHPLDLFQYCPECGSSHFEVNNEKSKKCTDCGFVYYFNPSSATVALILNDQNELLVCRRAKEPAKGTLDLPGGFIDMNETGEEGVAREVLEETGLKVQQAVYQFSLPNIYIYSGFPVHTLDMFFLCTVEDISHFSAMDDVSDSFFLPLSEINPEDFGLDSIRRGLKKFLSDR; encoded by the coding sequence ATGAAACATCCTCTTGACCTGTTCCAATATTGTCCCGAATGTGGTTCCTCTCATTTCGAAGTCAACAATGAAAAGTCCAAAAAATGTACAGATTGCGGCTTTGTCTATTATTTCAATCCATCTTCCGCTACCGTGGCTCTAATCCTGAACGACCAAAACGAGCTGCTCGTCTGCCGCCGTGCCAAAGAACCTGCCAAAGGTACGCTCGACCTTCCCGGGGGATTTATCGACATGAACGAAACCGGCGAAGAAGGCGTAGCCCGTGAAGTATTGGAGGAAACCGGATTGAAAGTGCAACAAGCCGTCTATCAATTCTCACTTCCCAATATTTACATCTATTCCGGTTTTCCCGTGCACACACTTGATATGTTCTTTCTTTGTACCGTAGAAGATATAAGCCACTTCTCGGCAATGGATGATGTATCAGATTCTTTCTTCCTGCCTCTCTCCGAGATCAATCCGGAAGATTTTGGACTGGATTCTATCCGTCGAGGACTTAAAAAATTCTTATCCGACAGATAA